The stretch of DNA CGGGGGATATGGCGAGTACGAGGAGAAGCACGAGATCCCGCACTTCGAGGAGCACCACGAGAAGACGCTGACGGTGATCAAGAAGGTCCCGATCCCATACCCGGTCGAGAAGCAGATCCCCTACCCGGTGGAGAAGACCGTCCACTACCCGGTCAAGGTGCATGTGCCCAAGCCATACCCAGTGTACAAGACCATCCACTATCCGGTCAAGGAAATCGTTAAGGTACCGGTCCATGTCCCAGCTCCGTACCCGGTTGAGAAGAAGGTCCCATACCCAGTCCATGTCCCGTACGATAACCCCGTCCCAGTCAAGGTGTACGTGCCAGCTCCATACCCAGTGGAGAAAAAGATCCCAGTGCCGGTGAAGGTCCCCGTCCCGGCTCCATACCCAGTCGAGAAGAAGGTCCTTGTACCGGTCAAGGTTCCAGTCCATGTCGAGAAGCCATACCCAGTCGAGAAGGTTGTCCACTACCCGGTCCATGTTCCAGTCGACCGTCCAGTCCCAGTGCACGTTGAGAAGCCAGTGCCAGTCCCAGTCGACAAGCCAGTCCCGTACACCGTCATCAAGAAGATCCCATACCCAGTCCATGTCCCATACGATCGTCCAGTGCCAGTGCATGTCGACAAACCAGTGCCAGTCCCAGTGAAGGTTCATGTGCCAGCTCCATACCCAGTCGAGAAACACATCCCTTACCCAGTGGAGAAGCACGTCCCATACCCAGTCAAGGTCCCAGTTGAGCGTCCAATCCCAGTTGAGATCGAAAAGCACGTCCCAGTCGAGGTCCACAAGCATGTCCCATACCCGGTGAAGGTTCCCGTTCACGTGCCAGTCCACCACCACGAAGAGCACCACGAGGAGGAACACCACGTCGAGGAACACCATGGCGGCTATGAGGGACATCACGAATTCCATGAGCATCACTAAGTCAAGAAGAGCCCCCATCATTTCATTATTTATATCGCAAACTTGTGATTCTAGTTTCTAAACGACTAACACTCCGACtactaacaaacaaaaaaacacgcGAATTCCTACCAACTAAGCTGTGAAGGTAACAATTGATCAAACGACCCCAGGAGCGTTCGGCGTTGGCCGGGAGCAGACATCGAGCGACTTGACCGCATCGTACCGCAAGCGCACAGCTAGGAGCCCTTCTGAGGCAGTAGGGATAATTCCAGCAGCTGTTCAACTGTTGAGTAGAGATGGGGAAGGCCATTTGCTATCGCGAAGGCTCACGAGCGCGCGCGCGAACGTAACGCCCCGAGAGGTCGCTAGCAGTCAACAACATGCTCCCGCATCCGCCGGGCGCCAGAAATGaagttttagtttttcaaaCCGAGCCTTTCCATACGCAGCATACGCAGTAAAACGTCACCACCAACTCCTGAAAATCGCGAGAATATCGAGTCTCCACACGATCGGATTTGAATAAGAAAATTTCGCATTCTTACTACATGTACGAAGAGAGTAACGATGCTCAGTTACCAAAACTACTATGCTACTATGTTTTTGTTATATAGATTTTTTAAGTGATACAAGCtgacagagaaaaaaaagaagaaaccaAACGTCAAAGAAAATGAAAACTTTTGTTACAACTGTTGTGTACATATATATAAAAAAccgcaaagaaaaaaagagcTATTTTTGTTGCctagttttttgtgttttccaaGGAGAAAAAATGTACTTAGCAAAGAAAGCTACCCAAGTATTTTGCTGTAAGCTCATATGCATACTCTTCTGTTTATAACTTTAGCGaacaagcgaaaaaaaattaagccaaaaaaagtgaaataaaaatttgtgaTAAAAAATTCCCATAACCCACTTTTCGTTACCCCAATCGAATCACCGATCCACCAATAATCGGGCCACGAGTGTCCTGCGACTGACCTCCACACCCCCTCCACCCAACATAATTACAACATTATGCAGCGCAATTTGTTACACTTTCGTAAGCGCCGCCGTGCCGAAAAGCCTTCGGGCCGAACTAATTGGACCACGACATGAAATGCACCTTGAAGCGGTCATTAACCAACTACCCATGTTTCGAGGTTTATCGAGGCCTTCAATCTCGCGCTTCCAGCACGAATTATGCTGGCAGcggacccccccccccccccccccgaaGAGAATGCTTGTGCGCGGCTTGTGTCACTGCGTTGTTATACGATTGATTCTGCAATGGCAAAACTGTAAATCGCCGCGCCCTCCCTCTCCATCCTCTCGGGGTTGAGATTGGTATGTTTTTGTTTCGTGGCTCCcgaagcacacacacacacacatgtatTGCACATAACTCAACCAATTAATCAACTTGCAATAATTCATCGCAAGACACAGCGCAAGCAAACGAAGCTTGGACAATAAGACACAAGGCTCGCCTCGTAGTAGCGAGACGGGCACGCGCCATTCCCCACATTACACTCGGACTCGGACCGGTGGTGAGTTATGACCACACAACAGCAAAACAACAGTTTACCGGAGTTTGAAATTCATGCGAGAAATTTTCCTTTCATCATTTTCGCATCGTTACACTCAGCTGATCGGACAAACTCCCCCCATCACCACCCAAGCCAGAGAGGAAGGGGCTGATTATGTGCTGCTGCGCAATGCTTAATTATTACGCctctttttatttctatttatacaatttttcgTAAGCTGGTGCTGTGAATTAGTCGGTGGTGAATTGGGTATAAGATTTTCCAAGGCACATATGGAAGGTAATGATCGGTGCCGGCACAATCGTTGGAGAGTGAATACACAAGCATGGGTTAATCGctcctggtttttttttcacaagtcGTATGACTTGAATTGCAATAATACTTGCGGACGTTTTTCATCGAACAACATTGTATTGCGTAAAATTCATTAGAGGCGGATCAAATTGACCCTAATGCGGTGCCATATATTTTCACTGTGttacattgaagaaaaaaaacattttagtaaatAGGATATGATATGAAAATGGTCAGTCAATGGTTTGATAGTCACTTATTTTGCAAATGCTtcgtattataaattataggctgtatcgatttCTGGAAATGATGCTAAAAGGAAGCCTATACCCATCGACTGGGGATGTTAACCGCCCCCGGGTACATTATTTGCAAGGACAGAAACACCCCTACATTAACAAATACTTCATCATTCGGCATATGCAATACACAGATAGCAAAGAGGGAGGGTGTTTTCGCACCGGGTGCGCCCCCGACTATATCCCAAAAAATGTCAAggttttcatttattcaattactagctgacccggcaaacttcgtcccacccaaaattatttttttgttatcaatacctccaaacattcacgttttcttactcacGATgaagggtccaatcgcagaactgttcattgattcatcttctaattgaccctttataatttacttttaatataaatttcctaggtcttctaccaaaactcgtcgtttcagacacaattctcgattaagatttttcaatcacttgcaaataacatgtttcttcgttacatcgaataactgtttgatacagaaaatatgatagaatgaagtcCTATATCGGATAATTTCTTCTTCGAATTtttctcttatcaacacattcggcgatccaattttattcatatagttagaagaagatataggagtgagttttatcactttaaaatccatttcacccttggaacaaaaatcaatttcgttggcgcaaacatcaaatggactaacatcgcttgtcactatgtaattatagaacatatgggaattgaatatCCCGAtttttcccattcccattcagagttttccggaagttttcaattgtcatgtttggctcaaatatgtgtaatatttttatgggacccccttccattccagaggagggaggggtgtcataccataatAGAAAAATTTGacgtatccaaaaaccctcacatcccaaatttggttccgtttgcttgattgattcacgAGTTATGcgagtgtcaaaccactatagaaacatttattgtcccttatattaggctgtcaaaaaagtcctgcggtatttttttttgaattttcatttgttcataaaattagttacaatcatctgttttaagtcaaatatgcgccgttttgttcgatgacttgttcctaacgagatgccaacttcattatacccttgttatagaagctcgctttttggcaaaaaactcggatagccaattttcacaagccccttttgtggctaacttctgactacctagctcgttcgccatggacaaaaacaggtggtagtcacttggtgcaaggtccggactatacggcggatgcaaaagaacctctcaTCCGAgatcccggagcttctggcgcgtcaccaaagaagtgtgtggcctggcgttgtcctgatggaagacaatgcggcctctgtttatcaaagatggcctcttcttcatgagtgctaccttcaagcggtccagttgttggcagtacaggtccgaattgagcgtttggccatagggaagcagctcataatagattattccttgacaatcccaccaaacacacagcagaaccttcctggccgttaatgagggcttggccaccgtctgagccgcttcagcgggcttcgaccacgaccgtttgcgcttcacgttgtcgtaagtgacccacttttcatcgccagtcaccatccgcttcagaaacgggtcaattttgttgcgattcagcagcgattcacatgcgtcgatacggtcaaagatgttttttgcgtcaacgtgtgtggcacccatacatcgagcttctttgtgaatccaagcttcttcaaatggttaataacggtttgatgacatatccccagctcttgggcGATGCTAcgactgctactatgccggtcattctcggctaattcagcgattttgtcgcaaattttcgacgacaggccttccggagtgtggcgcatcttcgacgacctctacaccagaacgaaaacgttgaaaccatcgttgtgcggtggaaatggaaactgtatcgggtccataaactgcacaaattttattggcagcttgagatgcatttttgcctttgtcataaagggtgtgtcacatcaaattgcatcacggaaaaagcgctgtagaaattctcccagatccttttgaaaattttagacagtaaaataaaaactattaaacaacttttggcattttctttttattcatacttcgagcccaagcccgtatgctcgcaccttcctctttaccccgtccataaggttctgtacaacgtcaggttgtagttttttttgaacagaaatccattttctcatgaagtccgcctccgatttgacaacttttgggttcttccggagggcctgcttcataatcgcccaatatttctctattgggcgaagctccggcgcgttgggcgggttcatttcctttggcacgaaggtgaccccgttggcttcgtaccactccaacacgtcctttgaatagtggcaagaagcgagatccggccagaagatggtcgggccctcgtgctgcttcaatagtggtaataagcgcttctgtaggcactccttaaggtaaacctgcccgtttaccgtgccggtcatcacgaagggggcgctccgctttccgcaagagcagatcgcttgccacaccatgtactttttggcaaacttggatagtttctgcttgcgaatctcctccggaacactgaatttgtcctctgcggagaagaacaacaggcccggcagctgacgaaagtccgctttgatgtaggtttcgtcgtccattaccaggcaatgcggcttcgtcagcatttcggtgtacagcttccaggctcgcgtcttccccaccatgttttgcctttcgtcgcggttaggagccttctgaaccttgtatgtacgcaggccctcccgctgcttggtccgctggacgaatgaacttgacaaattcagcttattggcgacatcccggaccgaacttctcggatcacgtctaaactgcttaactacgcgcttgtgatctttttcactgacggagcatccatttttgccgttcttcaccttggtcgatggttaggttctcgaagtatcgttttagtactctgctgaccgtggattggacgattcccagcttcttaccgatgtcccgatgtgacaactccggattctcgaaatgagtgc from Toxorhynchites rutilus septentrionalis strain SRP chromosome 3, ASM2978413v1, whole genome shotgun sequence encodes:
- the LOC129779404 gene encoding nematocyst expressed protein 4, which encodes MKLLGVVFVFALVLLASAEDEKKPVAEAKVDDTKAAEGANLEEKKQDKRGLYGWTGGYGEYEEKHEIPHFEEHHEKTLTVIKKVPIPYPVEKQIPYPVEKTVHYPVKVHVPKPYPVYKTIHYPVKEIVKVPVHVPAPYPVEKKVPYPVHVPYDNPVPVKVYVPAPYPVEKKIPVPVKVPVPAPYPVEKKVLVPVKVPVHVEKPYPVEKVVHYPVHVPVDRPVPVHVEKPVPVPVDKPVPYTVIKKIPYPVHVPYDRPVPVHVDKPVPVPVKVHVPAPYPVEKHIPYPVEKHVPYPVKVPVERPIPVEIEKHVPVEVHKHVPYPVKVPVHVPVHHHEEHHEEEHHVEEHHGGYEGHHEFHEHH